A single genomic interval of Rhododendron vialii isolate Sample 1 chromosome 3a, ASM3025357v1 harbors:
- the LOC131319168 gene encoding calmodulin-7, producing the protein MADQLTDDQISEFKEAFSLFDKDGDGCITTKELGTVMRSLGQNPTEAELQDMINEVDADGNGTIDFPEFLNLMARKMKDTDSEEELKEAFRVFDKDQNGFISAAELRHVMTNLGEKLTDEEVDEMIREADVDGDGQINYEEFVKVMMAK; encoded by the exons ATGGCGGATCAGCTAACGGACGACCAGATCTCCGAGTTCAAGGAGGCCTTCAGCCTATTCGACAAAGATGGGGACG GTTGCATCACCACCAAGGAGCTTGGAACTGTGATGAGGTCCCTGGGGCAGAATCCAACCGAGGCTGAGCTGCAGGACATGATAAATGAGGTGGATGCTGATGGGAATGGGACTATAGACTTCCCAGAGTTCCTAAACCTTATGGCCAGGAAAATGAAGGATACTGATTCCGAGGAGGAGCTGAAAGAGGCTTTCCGAGTTTTTGACAAGGATCAGAATGGGTTCATCTCTGCTGCTGAGCTGCGCCACGTCATGACTAACCTCGGGGAGAAGCTTACTGACGAAGAAGTTGATGAGATGATTCGGGAGGCTGATGTTGATGGTGACGGCCAGATCAACTACGAGGAGTTCGTGAAGGTCATGATGGCCAAGTGA
- the LOC131319166 gene encoding ubiquitin-conjugating enzyme E2 22, producing the protein MATNENLPPNVIKQLAKELKNLDETPPEGIKVGVNEDDFSIIFADIEGPAGTPYENGVFRMKLILSHDFPHSPPKGYFLTKIFHPNIATNGEICVNTLKKDWNPSLGLRHVLIVVRCLLIEPFPESALNEQAGKMLLENYEEYARHARIYTGIHALKPKPKSKTGAISESTTALNVDQSNNLVLSADEKNAVSGPPTLPLPSSMVASATLTKGGSGQDQQTSTTETGVSGSAPTPSTQKKEGGGGGSVKVQADKKKMDARKKSLKRL; encoded by the exons ATG GCGACCAATGAAAATCTTCCACCAAATGTGATAAAGCAACTTGCTAAGGAGTTGAAGAATCTGGATGAAACTCCTCCAGAGGGCATTAAAGTTGGTGTTAATGAAGATGATTTTTCCATTATATTCGCTGATATTGAAGGCCCAG CTGGAACTCCCTACGAGAATGGTGTTTTCCGCATGAAGTTGATTTTGTCTCATGACTTCCCTCATTCCCCTCCCAAAG GATACTTTCTGACTAAGATTTTCCATCCAAACATCGCAACAAATGGCGAGATTTGTGTCAACACATTGAAAAAAGATTGGAATCCTAGTCTCGGCTTACGACATGTTTTGATT GTAGTGAGGTGTCTATTGATAGAACCATTTCCAGAATCAGCTTTGAATGAGCAGGCTGGGAAGATGCTGCTTGAAAATTATGAAGAGTATGCCAGGCATGCAAG GATCTACACTGGGATTCATGCTCTTAAGCCCAAACCAAAGTCTAAAACGGGAGCTATTTCAGAGTCGACTACTGCCTTGAATGTTGACCAATCAAATAACTTGGTTCTTAGTGCTGACGAGAAGAATGCAGTGTCTGGTCCGCCTACATTGCCGTTGCCGTCGTCTATGGTTGCTTCTGCAACATTAACGAAAGGAGGGAGCGGGCAGGACCAGCAAACCTCAACAACTGAGACAGGAGTTAGCGGCTCCGCACCCACACCATCAACACAGAAGAaagaaggtggtggtggtggttcggTCAAAGTTCAGGcggacaaaaagaaaatggacgCGAGAAAGAAAAGTTTGAAGAGATTATGA
- the LOC131319169 gene encoding uncharacterized protein LOC131319169 — protein sequence MLKRQQETVMLQSSSLSSSRRQNLQRQQNQDRSVKPVGCLSGILHLVSKYHRRPRRKFLTFGKKQGKNCDVEVPVNSFAPSKGADDKVLSEGNQIPSSSSTTLHVDGKKKEDGGGDKICHARQLSRQVPRSPTLSVEIRQSDSVVSPDNFRELTFKDGRSTTTTSSSSPSTLVGVDEKETTCNSSAEEKRRMLLGALEKCDEDLKAIKNIIEALRTTSSSTERGRGMKATKEEKFEAYGNIGKEFKHSPISVLDLDFISPPANSKRHITNGQTVQQQKPQPRKIKNPRQEDTVTTTGFFHTRVATVGVLSVPTRREIAAWSSKAMGESVAEVCGDVDCGERREVTRIGLVLQDYIFRDLVDQAVKELLLLGRSAAAASNCLYSPLPLEACKKRMRF from the exons ATGCTGAAGAGGCAACAAGAGACTGTCATGCTGCAGTCGTCGTCGTTGTCGTCGTCTCGCCGTCAAAACTTGCAGCGTCAACAAAACCAAGACCGTTCGGTTAAACCCGTTGGTTGCTTGTCCGGCATTCTTCATCTCGTCTCCAAGTACCACCGCCGCCCCCGTCGCAAGTTCCTCACCTTCG GTAAGAAGCAGGGAAAGAATTGCGACGTTGAGGTCCCTGTTAATTCTTTTGCCCCGAGTAAAGGAGCCGATGATAAAGTACTCTCGGAAGGAAACCAGATACCTTCTTCTTCGTCGACCACACTGCACGTCGACgggaagaagaaagaggatGGCGGAGGAGACAAAATCTGCCATGCTCGGCAGTTGTCGCGCCAAGTGCCGAGGAGCCCAACACTCTCGGTGGAGATTCGACAATCGGATTCTGTTGTCTCGCCGGACAATTTTAG AGAACTGACATTTAAGGACGGAAGAAGCACTActactacttcttcttcttcgccgTCGACGCTGGTGGGCGTCGATGAGAAAGAGACTACTTGTAATTCGTCGGCCGAAGAGAAGAGAAGGATGCTACTGGGAGCATTGGAGAAATGCGATGAAGATCTCAAAGCCATCAAGAACATCATCGAAGCCCTCCGGACAACGTCGTCGTCGACCGAACGTGGAAGGGGCATGAAGGCTACAAAGGAAGAAAAGTTTGAGGCCTATGGCAATATTGGCAAGGAATTTAAACACAGTCCTATATCTGTGCTTGACCTCGACTTCATTAGTCCTCCAGCAAATTCGAAAAGACACATTACCAACG GGCAAACGGTGCAGCAGCAAAAGCCACAACCGAGGAAGATCAAGAACCCAAGGCAAGAGGATACGGTCACCACCACAGGTTTCTTCCACACCAGAGTCGCGACCGTCGGGGTGCTATCCGTCCCGACAAGACGCGAGATCGCGGCATGGAGCAGCAAGGCCATGGGAGAGAGTGTCGCCGAGGTGTGCGGCGACGTGGATTGCGGGGAGAGGAGGGAAGTCACGAGGATAGGGTTGGTCTTGCAGGACTACATATTTAGAGACTTGGTGGATCAGGCAGTCAAGGAGTTACTGCTGCTCGGGAGATCAGCTGCTGCTGCCAGTAATTGCTTGTATTCACCACTTCCCCTTGAGGCTTGTAAGAAGAGAATGCGTTTCTGA